Within the Pseudomonas oryzae genome, the region CGATGCGCTGATCGACAAGCTGGTGCCGCAGATCCAGGCGTTGAAGATCGGCGCCGGCACCAGCTGCGGCCTGGACATGGGCCCGCTGGTCACCGCCGCGGCGCGCGACAAGGTGGTCGGCTACATCGACGACGGCGTGGCCGCCGGCGCCGAGCTGGTGGTGGACGGCCGCGGCTACCGGGTGGCCGGGAACGAGGACGGCTACTTCGTCGGCGGCACCCTGTTCGACCGGGTGACCCCGGACATGCGCATCTACCAGGAAGAGATCTTCGGCCCGGTGCTGTGCGTGGTGCGGGTGAACAGCCTGGAACAAGCCATGCAGCTGATCAACGACCACGAGTACGGCAACGGCACCTGCATCTTCACCCGCGACGGCGAGGCGGCGCGGCTGTTCTGCGACGAGATCGAGGTGGGCATGGTCGGCGTCAACGTGCCGCTGCCGGTACCGGCGGCCTACCACAGCTTCGGCGGCTGGAAGCGCTCGCTGTTCGGCGACCTGCACGCCTACGGCCCGGACGGCGTGCGCTTCTACACCCGGCGCAAGGCCATCACCCAGCGCTGGCCGCAACGCGCCAGCCACGAGGCGGCGCAGTTCGCCTTCCCGAGCAACGGCTGATGGCCGCAGGGCCAGCAGCCTGAGCCGCCCGCAACGCCGCTTTCCTTCGGGGGGCGGCGTTTTGCTGCGTGCGGCTCCCTTTCAGATCCGGCAACAAAAACGCCCCGGACCCAGTTGGCGGGTCCGGGGCGTTGTGCAGGCTGGCGTGCGGGTCAGGCTTTCGCCTCGAAGATCACGTACACCTTGCGGCACGGCTCCAGCACTTCCCAGGTGCCGGAGAAGCCGGCCGGGATGACGAAGCGGTCGCCGGCGCGCAGGGTCTTGGCGTTGCCGTCCCGGTCGCGTAGCACCGACACGCCCTGGAGGATCTCGCAGTATTCGTGCTCGGTGTAGTTGACCTGCCACTGGCCGACCGCGCCCTCCCAGACGCCGGCATTGAACTGGCCGCAGGGGCTGGCGTAGTGGTTGCGCACGCTCTGCTCGGGGTCGCCGGCGAGCACCTTGTCCGCCGCCGGGCGGTAGTGCTCGGTGGCGGTGCTGGCCTGGGCGAAGTCGACGATCTCGCGGATGGACATGGGGGCTCTCCCGGTTGTTTGGCCGAACGGGATGGGGGTCGGTCTGTTGGTTATAGCCTGCCGGCGCACCGCGCCGGCAGGGCAGCAGGCGTCAGCGCAGCTTCTCCAGCAGCTGGTAGTACCACATGCCGGCCATCAGCAGCGGGTTGCCGAGGGCGTCGCCGAACGGCACGCGGATGTGCTTGCAGCTGGCGAAGGTGTCGAACTTGCCGAGGT harbors:
- a CDS encoding cupin domain-containing protein, which gives rise to MSIREIVDFAQASTATEHYRPAADKVLAGDPEQSVRNHYASPCGQFNAGVWEGAVGQWQVNYTEHEYCEILQGVSVLRDRDGNAKTLRAGDRFVIPAGFSGTWEVLEPCRKVYVIFEAKA